In Hirundo rustica isolate bHirRus1 chromosome 2, bHirRus1.pri.v3, whole genome shotgun sequence, one genomic interval encodes:
- the GNB3 gene encoding guanine nucleotide-binding protein G(I)/G(S)/G(T) subunit beta-3 has protein sequence MGEMEQMKQEAEQLKKQIADARKACADTTLAEIVSGMEVVGRIQMRTRRTLRGHLAKIYALHWSTDSKLMVSASQDGKLIVWDTYTTNKVHAIPLRSSWVMTCAYAPSGNFVACGGLDNMCSIYNLKSREGNVKVSRELSAHTGYLSCCRFLDDNNIVTSSGDTTCALWDIETGQQKTVFVGHTGDCMSLAVSPDFKLFISGACDATAKLWDVREGSCRQTFLGHESDINAISFFPNGEAICTGSDDATCRLFDLRADQELIVYSHETIICGITSIALSRSGRLLFAGYDDFNCNIWDSLKAERVGILSGHDNRVSCLGVTADGMAVATGSWDSFLKIWN, from the exons ATGGGGGAAATGGAACAGATGAAGCAGGAGGCTGAGCAGCTGAAGAAGCAGATTGCG gatgcCCGGAAAGCCTGTGCAGACACAACGCTCGCTGAG ATTGTGTCGGGAATGGAGGTGGTTGGGCGCATCCAGATGCGGACCCGAAGGACCCTGCGGGGACACCTGGCCAAGATCTACGCCTTGCACTGGTCCACGGACTCCAA ACTTATGGTCAGTGCCTCACAAGACGGGAAACTGATTGTGTGGGACACATACACAACTAACAAG GTTCATGCCATCCCTTTGCGTTCCTCCTGGGTCATGACCTGTGCCTATGCCCCCTCTGGCAATTTTGTGGCCTGTGGAGGCCTTGACAACATGTGCTCCATCTACAACCTCAAGTCTCGTGAAGGCAACGTCAAAGTGAGCAGGGAGCTCTCAGCCCATACAG GATACCTCTCCTGCTGCCGATTTCTTGATGACAACAATATTGTGACTAGCTCTGGAGATACCACATG cGCGCTCTGGGACATCGAGACGGGGCAGCAGAAGACTGTGTTCGTCGGTCACACTGGAGACTGCATGAGCTTGGCCGTCTCCCCTGACTTCAAACTCTTCATCTCTGGGGCTTGCGATGCTACTGCCAAACTGTGGGACGTGCGGGAGGGTTCCTGCCGCCAGACCTTCTTAGGGCACGAGTCCGACATCAACGCCATCTCC TTCTTCCCTAACGGCGAGGCCATCTGCACCGGCTCCGACGATGCCACCTGCCGCCTCTTTGACCTGCGGGCGGACCAGGAGCTCATCGTGTACTCCCATGAGACCATCATCTGCGGAATCACCTCCATTGCCCTCTCCCGCAGCGGGCGGCTCTTGTTTGCTGGGTACGATGACTTCAACTGCAACATCTGGGACTCCCTGAAAGCAGAGCGTGTGG GAATCCTTTCTGGTCACGACAACAGAGTGAGCTGCCTGGGGGTGACGGCGGATGGCATGGCTGTTGCCACTGGCTCCTGGGACAGTTTCCTCAAGATTTGGAACTGA
- the CDCA3 gene encoding cell division cycle-associated protein 3 translates to MGASASSPATPAAPRNKHLAHVSDPRSPTAGILRTPIEVVSSPAGSPQPSPAEPPAGTGQERDPRSPTPGIFRTPMRAVSSDSVDRLVKQLSEAFGAETAAPEPAPPAAAGLAEEPARRSSPPAGQEAERPPSPSTARPGRPAGHGFSSVSKPIRHKPNNKFMATSGGTGRSPLSVLRDDNSPSAPAPRQGKRHVLGENLGEKKEADLSRSLKSGNCAWSDLNKENQQCPFVEN, encoded by the exons atgggGGCCTCCGCCAGCTCCCCCGCCACCCCGGCCGCGCCCCGCAACAAGCACCTGGCGCACGTCAGCGACCCCCGCTCCCCCACCGCCGGCATCCTGCGCACCCCCATCGAG GTGGTGAGCTCCCCGGCGGGCAGCCCGCAGCCCAGCCCCGCCGAGCCGCCGGCGGGCACCGGCCAGGAGCGGGACCCACGGTCGCCCACACCCGGCATATTCCGCACGCCCATGAGAGCCGTGTCGAGTG ACAGCGTGGACCGCCTGGTGAAGCAGCTCAGCGAGGCCTTCGGGGCCGAGACCGCGGCTCCGGAGCCGGCGCCTCCGGCAGCGGCCGGCCTCGCCGAGGAGCCGGCTCGGCGGAGCTCCCCGCCCGCGGGCCAAGAGGCGGAGAGGCCgccctcccccagcacagcccggcccggccgccctGCCGGGCACGGCTTCTCCTCGG TGAGCAAGCCCATAAGACACAAGCCCAACAACAAATTCATGGCGACATCTGGAGGAACTGGCCGCTCTCCCCTCAGCGTTCTACGGGACGATAAttctcccagtgctcctgcCCCTCGCCAG gGCAAGAGGCATGTGTTGGGAGAGAACcttggggagaagaaggaagcagATCTGAGCAGGAGCCTTAAATCTGGAAACTGTGCTTGGAGTGACTTGAACAAGGAGAACCAACAGTGTCCTTTTGTGGAGAACTAG